One window of Calonectris borealis chromosome 28, bCalBor7.hap1.2, whole genome shotgun sequence genomic DNA carries:
- the KCNN1 gene encoding small conductance calcium-activated potassium channel protein 1 isoform X1 encodes MSSCRYNGGVARPRGPLSTSACTLHPLEGETQPLRPRRPPGLEVVVSRPEQPRGPEPGPAATPGQDAAEERGRGPRRNQNIGYKLGHRRALFEKRKRLSDYALIFGMFGIVVMVTETELSWGVYTKESSYSFALKCLISLSTVILLGLIVMYHAREIQLFMVDNGADDWRIAMTYERIFFIALELIVCAIHPIPGQYLFTWTARLAFTYAASVADADVDIILSIPMFLRLYLIGRVMLLHSKLFTDASSRSIGALNKINFNTRFVMKTLMTICPGTVLLVFSISSWIIAAWTVRVCERYHDKQEVTSNFLGAMWLISITFLSIGYGDMVPHTYCGKGVCLLTGIMGAGCTALVVAVVARKLELTKAEKHVHNFMMDTQLTKRVKNAAANVLRETWLIYKHTKLVKKIDHAKVRKHQRKFLQAIHQLRSVKMEQRKLNDQANTLVDLAKERNEDLEKRLGALESKMEALGLSLMALPGLVSQALGQQQRELLGSWTPRLCSATAPCTPTRPPRSPSTAPPTSSDSG; translated from the exons ATGAGCAGCTGCCGGTACAATGGGGGGGTGGCACGGCCCCGGGGCCCCCTGAGCACCTCCGCCTGCACCCTGCACCCGCTGGAGGGTGAGACCCAGCCGctgcggccccgccggccccccggccTCGAGGTGGTGGTCTCACGGCCAGAGCAGCCCCGGGGTCcggagcccggcccggcggcaaccccggggcaggatgcggccgaGGAGCGGGGGCGAGGACCGCGGAGGAACCAGAACATCGGGTACAAGCTGGGGCACCGGCGAGCCCTCTTCGAGAAGCGGAAGCGCCTCAGCGACTACGCCCTCATCTTCGGGATGTTCGGCATCGTGGTCATGGTCACGGAGACGGAGCTGTCCTGGGGGGTCTACACCAAG GAGTCGTCGTATTCGTTTGCACTGAAATGCCTTATCAGCCTCTCGACCGTCATCCTCCTGGGGCTCATCGTCATGTACCACGCCAGGGAGATCCAG CTCTTCATGGTGGATAACGGCGCTGACGACTGGCGCATCGCCATGACCTACGAGCGCATCTTCTTCATCGCCCTGGAGCTGATCGTCTGCGCCATCCACCCCATCCCCGGCCAGTACCTCTTCACCTGGACGGCGCGGTTGGCCTTCACCTACGCCGCCTCGGTGGCCGACGCCGACGTGGACATCATCCTCTCTATCCCCATGTTCCTGCGGCTGTACCTGATCGGGCGCGTCATGCTGCTGCACAGCAAGCTCTTCACCGACGCCTCCTCCCGCAGCATCGGTGCCCTCAACAAGATCAACTTCAACACCCGCTTCGTCATGAAGACCCTCATGACCATCTGCCCCGGCACTGTCCTCCTGGTCTTCAGCATCTCCTCCTGGATCATCGCTGCCTGGACGGTCCGCGTCTGCGAGAG GTACCACGACAAGCAGGAGGTGACCAGCAACTTCTTGGGGGCGATGTGGCTGATCTCCATCACCTTCCTCTCCATCGGCTACGGGGACATGGTGCCGCACACCTACTGCGGGAAGGGCGTGTGTCTGCTCACCGGCATCATG GGTGCCGGCTGCACCGCTCTGGTTGTCGCCGTCGTTGCCAGAAAGCTAGAGCTCACCAAAGCGGAGAAACACGTGCACAACTTCATGATGGATACGCAGCTAACGAAGCGG GTGAAAAATGCTGCTGCCAACGTACTCAGGGAAACGTGGCTCATCTACAAACACACCAAGCTGGTGAAGAAGATCGACCATGCCAAAGTTCGGAAACACCAGCGTAAGTTCCTCCAAGCCATCCATCA GTTGAGGAGTGTGAAGATGGAGCAGCGGAAGCTGAACGACCAGGCCAACACGCTGGTGGACCTGGCGAAG GAGCGTAACGAGGACCTGGAGAAGCGGCTGGGCGCCCTGGAGAGCAAGATGGAGGCGCTGGGGCTGAGCCTGATGGCGCTGCCCGGGCTGGTCAGCCAagccctggggcagcagcagcgtgAGCTCCTGGGGAGCTGGACCCCCCGTCTCTGCTCCGCCACGGCCCCTTGCACCCCCACCCGACCCCCCAGGTCCCCTTCCACCGCCCCCCCAACCTCCTCGGACAGCgggtga
- the KCNN1 gene encoding small conductance calcium-activated potassium channel protein 1 isoform X3 has product MRPRSGGEDRGGTRTSGTSWGTGEPSSRSGSASATTPSSSGCSASWSWSRRRSCPGGSTPSLSTVILLGLIVMYHAREIQLFMVDNGADDWRIAMTYERIFFIALELIVCAIHPIPGQYLFTWTARLAFTYAASVADADVDIILSIPMFLRLYLIGRVMLLHSKLFTDASSRSIGALNKINFNTRFVMKTLMTICPGTVLLVFSISSWIIAAWTVRVCERYHDKQEVTSNFLGAMWLISITFLSIGYGDMVPHTYCGKGVCLLTGIMGAGCTALVVAVVARKLELTKAEKHVHNFMMDTQLTKRVKNAAANVLRETWLIYKHTKLVKKIDHAKVRKHQRKFLQAIHQLRSVKMEQRKLNDQANTLVDLAKTQNIMYDMVSELQERNEDLEKRLGALESKMEALGLSLMALPGLVSQALGQQQRELLGSWTPRLCSATAPCTPTRPPRSPSTAPPTSSDSG; this is encoded by the exons atgcggccgaGGAGCGGGGGCGAGGACCGCGGAGGAACCAGAACATCGGGTACAAGCTGGGGCACCGGCGAGCCCTCTTCGAGAAGCGGAAGCGCCTCAGCGACTACGCCCTCATCTTCGGGATGTTCGGCATCGTGGTCATGGTCACGGAGACGGAGCTGTCCTGGGGGGTCTACACCAAG CCTCTCGACCGTCATCCTCCTGGGGCTCATCGTCATGTACCACGCCAGGGAGATCCAG CTCTTCATGGTGGATAACGGCGCTGACGACTGGCGCATCGCCATGACCTACGAGCGCATCTTCTTCATCGCCCTGGAGCTGATCGTCTGCGCCATCCACCCCATCCCCGGCCAGTACCTCTTCACCTGGACGGCGCGGTTGGCCTTCACCTACGCCGCCTCGGTGGCCGACGCCGACGTGGACATCATCCTCTCTATCCCCATGTTCCTGCGGCTGTACCTGATCGGGCGCGTCATGCTGCTGCACAGCAAGCTCTTCACCGACGCCTCCTCCCGCAGCATCGGTGCCCTCAACAAGATCAACTTCAACACCCGCTTCGTCATGAAGACCCTCATGACCATCTGCCCCGGCACTGTCCTCCTGGTCTTCAGCATCTCCTCCTGGATCATCGCTGCCTGGACGGTCCGCGTCTGCGAGAG GTACCACGACAAGCAGGAGGTGACCAGCAACTTCTTGGGGGCGATGTGGCTGATCTCCATCACCTTCCTCTCCATCGGCTACGGGGACATGGTGCCGCACACCTACTGCGGGAAGGGCGTGTGTCTGCTCACCGGCATCATG GGTGCCGGCTGCACCGCTCTGGTTGTCGCCGTCGTTGCCAGAAAGCTAGAGCTCACCAAAGCGGAGAAACACGTGCACAACTTCATGATGGATACGCAGCTAACGAAGCGG GTGAAAAATGCTGCTGCCAACGTACTCAGGGAAACGTGGCTCATCTACAAACACACCAAGCTGGTGAAGAAGATCGACCATGCCAAAGTTCGGAAACACCAGCGTAAGTTCCTCCAAGCCATCCATCA GTTGAGGAGTGTGAAGATGGAGCAGCGGAAGCTGAACGACCAGGCCAACACGCTGGTGGACCTGGCGAAG ACCCAGAACATCATGTACGACATGGTCTCGGAGCTGCAGGAGCGTAACGAGGACCTGGAGAAGCGGCTGGGCGCCCTGGAGAGCAAGATGGAGGCGCTGGGGCTGAGCCTGATGGCGCTGCCCGGGCTGGTCAGCCAagccctggggcagcagcagcgtgAGCTCCTGGGGAGCTGGACCCCCCGTCTCTGCTCCGCCACGGCCCCTTGCACCCCCACCCGACCCCCCAGGTCCCCTTCCACCGCCCCCCCAACCTCCTCGGACAGCgggtga
- the KCNN1 gene encoding small conductance calcium-activated potassium channel protein 1 isoform X2: protein MSSCRYNGGVARPRGPLSTSACTLHPLEGETQPLRPRRPPGLEVVVSRPEQPRGPEPGPAATPGQDAAEERGRGPRRNQNIGYKLGHRRALFEKRKRLSDYALIFGMFGIVVMVTETELSWGVYTKESSYSFALKCLISLSTVILLGLIVMYHAREIQYLFTWTARLAFTYAASVADADVDIILSIPMFLRLYLIGRVMLLHSKLFTDASSRSIGALNKINFNTRFVMKTLMTICPGTVLLVFSISSWIIAAWTVRVCERYHDKQEVTSNFLGAMWLISITFLSIGYGDMVPHTYCGKGVCLLTGIMGAGCTALVVAVVARKLELTKAEKHVHNFMMDTQLTKRVKNAAANVLRETWLIYKHTKLVKKIDHAKVRKHQRKFLQAIHQLRSVKMEQRKLNDQANTLVDLAKTQNIMYDMVSELQERNEDLEKRLGALESKMEALGLSLMALPGLVSQALGQQQRELLGSWTPRLCSATAPCTPTRPPRSPSTAPPTSSDSG from the exons ATGAGCAGCTGCCGGTACAATGGGGGGGTGGCACGGCCCCGGGGCCCCCTGAGCACCTCCGCCTGCACCCTGCACCCGCTGGAGGGTGAGACCCAGCCGctgcggccccgccggccccccggccTCGAGGTGGTGGTCTCACGGCCAGAGCAGCCCCGGGGTCcggagcccggcccggcggcaaccccggggcaggatgcggccgaGGAGCGGGGGCGAGGACCGCGGAGGAACCAGAACATCGGGTACAAGCTGGGGCACCGGCGAGCCCTCTTCGAGAAGCGGAAGCGCCTCAGCGACTACGCCCTCATCTTCGGGATGTTCGGCATCGTGGTCATGGTCACGGAGACGGAGCTGTCCTGGGGGGTCTACACCAAG GAGTCGTCGTATTCGTTTGCACTGAAATGCCTTATCAGCCTCTCGACCGTCATCCTCCTGGGGCTCATCGTCATGTACCACGCCAGGGAGATCCAG TACCTCTTCACCTGGACGGCGCGGTTGGCCTTCACCTACGCCGCCTCGGTGGCCGACGCCGACGTGGACATCATCCTCTCTATCCCCATGTTCCTGCGGCTGTACCTGATCGGGCGCGTCATGCTGCTGCACAGCAAGCTCTTCACCGACGCCTCCTCCCGCAGCATCGGTGCCCTCAACAAGATCAACTTCAACACCCGCTTCGTCATGAAGACCCTCATGACCATCTGCCCCGGCACTGTCCTCCTGGTCTTCAGCATCTCCTCCTGGATCATCGCTGCCTGGACGGTCCGCGTCTGCGAGAG GTACCACGACAAGCAGGAGGTGACCAGCAACTTCTTGGGGGCGATGTGGCTGATCTCCATCACCTTCCTCTCCATCGGCTACGGGGACATGGTGCCGCACACCTACTGCGGGAAGGGCGTGTGTCTGCTCACCGGCATCATG GGTGCCGGCTGCACCGCTCTGGTTGTCGCCGTCGTTGCCAGAAAGCTAGAGCTCACCAAAGCGGAGAAACACGTGCACAACTTCATGATGGATACGCAGCTAACGAAGCGG GTGAAAAATGCTGCTGCCAACGTACTCAGGGAAACGTGGCTCATCTACAAACACACCAAGCTGGTGAAGAAGATCGACCATGCCAAAGTTCGGAAACACCAGCGTAAGTTCCTCCAAGCCATCCATCA GTTGAGGAGTGTGAAGATGGAGCAGCGGAAGCTGAACGACCAGGCCAACACGCTGGTGGACCTGGCGAAG ACCCAGAACATCATGTACGACATGGTCTCGGAGCTGCAGGAGCGTAACGAGGACCTGGAGAAGCGGCTGGGCGCCCTGGAGAGCAAGATGGAGGCGCTGGGGCTGAGCCTGATGGCGCTGCCCGGGCTGGTCAGCCAagccctggggcagcagcagcgtgAGCTCCTGGGGAGCTGGACCCCCCGTCTCTGCTCCGCCACGGCCCCTTGCACCCCCACCCGACCCCCCAGGTCCCCTTCCACCGCCCCCCCAACCTCCTCGGACAGCgggtga
- the KCNN1 gene encoding small conductance calcium-activated potassium channel protein 1 isoform X4, giving the protein MSSCRYNGGVARPRGPLSTSACTLHPLEGETQPLRPRRPPGLEVVVSRPEQPRGPEPGPAATPGQDAAEERGRGPRRNQNIGYKLGHRRALFEKRKRLSDYALIFGMFGIVVMVTETELSWGVYTKESSYSFALKCLISLSTVILLGLIVMYHAREIQLFMVDNGADDWRIAMTYERIFFIALELIVCAIHPIPGQYLFTWTARLAFTYAASVADADVDIILSIPMFLRLYLIGRVMLLHSKLFTDASSRSIGALNKINFNTRFVMKTLMTICPGTVLLVFSISSWIIAAWTVRVCERYHDKQEVTSNFLGAMWLISITFLSIGYGDMVPHTYCGKGVCLLTGIMGAGCTALVVAVVARKLELTKAEKHVHNFMMDTQLTKRVKNAAANVLRETWLIYKHTKLVKKIDHAKVRKHQRKFLQAIHQLRSVKMEQRKLNDQANTLVDLAKTQNIMYDMVSELQERNEDLEKRLGALESKMEALGLSLMALPGLVSQALGQQQRELLGSWTPRLCSATAPCTPTRPPRSPSTAPPTSSDSG; this is encoded by the exons ATGAGCAGCTGCCGGTACAATGGGGGGGTGGCACGGCCCCGGGGCCCCCTGAGCACCTCCGCCTGCACCCTGCACCCGCTGGAGGGTGAGACCCAGCCGctgcggccccgccggccccccggccTCGAGGTGGTGGTCTCACGGCCAGAGCAGCCCCGGGGTCcggagcccggcccggcggcaaccccggggcaggatgcggccgaGGAGCGGGGGCGAGGACCGCGGAGGAACCAGAACATCGGGTACAAGCTGGGGCACCGGCGAGCCCTCTTCGAGAAGCGGAAGCGCCTCAGCGACTACGCCCTCATCTTCGGGATGTTCGGCATCGTGGTCATGGTCACGGAGACGGAGCTGTCCTGGGGGGTCTACACCAAG GAGTCGTCGTATTCGTTTGCACTGAAATGCCTTATCAGCCTCTCGACCGTCATCCTCCTGGGGCTCATCGTCATGTACCACGCCAGGGAGATCCAG CTCTTCATGGTGGATAACGGCGCTGACGACTGGCGCATCGCCATGACCTACGAGCGCATCTTCTTCATCGCCCTGGAGCTGATCGTCTGCGCCATCCACCCCATCCCCGGCCAGTACCTCTTCACCTGGACGGCGCGGTTGGCCTTCACCTACGCCGCCTCGGTGGCCGACGCCGACGTGGACATCATCCTCTCTATCCCCATGTTCCTGCGGCTGTACCTGATCGGGCGCGTCATGCTGCTGCACAGCAAGCTCTTCACCGACGCCTCCTCCCGCAGCATCGGTGCCCTCAACAAGATCAACTTCAACACCCGCTTCGTCATGAAGACCCTCATGACCATCTGCCCCGGCACTGTCCTCCTGGTCTTCAGCATCTCCTCCTGGATCATCGCTGCCTGGACGGTCCGCGTCTGCGAGAG GTACCACGACAAGCAGGAGGTGACCAGCAACTTCTTGGGGGCGATGTGGCTGATCTCCATCACCTTCCTCTCCATCGGCTACGGGGACATGGTGCCGCACACCTACTGCGGGAAGGGCGTGTGTCTGCTCACCGGCATCATG GGTGCCGGCTGCACCGCTCTGGTTGTCGCCGTCGTTGCCAGAAAGCTAGAGCTCACCAAAGCGGAGAAACACGTGCACAACTTCATGATGGATACGCAGCTAACGAAGCGG GTGAAAAATGCTGCTGCCAACGTACTCAGGGAAACGTGGCTCATCTACAAACACACCAAGCTGGTGAAGAAGATCGACCATGCCAAAGTTCGGAAACACCAGCGTAAGTTCCTCCAAGCCATCCATCA GTTGAGGAGTGTGAAGATGGAGCAGCGGAAGCTGAACGACCAGGCCAACACGCTGGTGGACCTGGCGAAG ACCCAGAACATCATGTACGACATGGTCTCGGAGCTGCAGGAGCGTAACGAGGACCTGGAGAAGCGGCTGGGCGCCCTGGAGAGCAAGATGGAGGCGCTGGGGCTGAGCCTGATGGCGCTGCCCGGGCTGGTCAGCCAagccctggggcagcagcagcgtgAGCTCCTGGGGAGCTGGACCCCCCGTCTCTGCTCCGCCACGGCCCCTTGCACCCCCACCCGACCCCCCAGGTCCCCTTCCACCGCCCCCCCAACCTCCTCGGACAGCgggtga